A genome region from Gadus chalcogrammus isolate NIFS_2021 chromosome 7, NIFS_Gcha_1.0, whole genome shotgun sequence includes the following:
- the LOC130385405 gene encoding uncharacterized protein LOC130385405 has protein sequence MNDLEEKDALVVKQVDAGIKCIWNWSWLKSEAKIEVKGAEHTFPLVDVFKKINKKGLARCILCHKEINYANKGSHALLAHCKTELHKKKVYNITTTHSVAPSFLPESEASTSALQQGPENIRQRSQAKLPTPTVNRIANAEAMVLGVIAEHSLPFAIAPVIVELAQSLALDKVALQGIKLSRTAAAYKMVHGLGRTFSERTFSNLRRFPFSLNLDESTSNNNKKILSMLVSYYHDDFRKVMVEHLGSLEVIKVNAAALERVLREFFEQNKIPWKHLVSMLMDSCSVMRGSKTGLEKRILQHCPTLLDIDGDSCHHIHNAAKKFTEPFEYHLEQLFNDLQTDHRWCPDQVKRNGKILVHSFIR, from the exons ATGAATGATTTAGAAGAGAAAGATGCGTTGGTAGTCAAGCAGGTGGATGCAGGCATAAAGTGCATTTGGAACTGGTCATGGCTaaaatcagaggcaaaaatTGAGGTCAAGGGAGCAGAGCACACATTCCCTTTAGTGGATGTCttcaaaaaaattaataaaaaaggtTTGGCAAGGTGTATTCTTTGCCACAAAGAAATTAATTATGCGAACAAGGGCAGCCATGCTTTGCTAGCACACTGCAAAACAGAACTTCACAAGAAGAAAGTCTACAATATAACGACAACGCACAGTGTGGCCCCTAGCTTTCTACCTGAGTCTGAAGCATCCACCTCAGCTTTACAGCAAGGTCCTGAGAACATCAGACAGCGAAGTCAGGCAAAACTTCCAACACCCACTGTGAACCGCATAGCAAATGCAGAG GCCATGGTTCTTGGAGTGATAGCAGAGCATTCTCTCCCTTTTGCTATTGCTCCAGTAATTGTTGAGTTGGCCCAGAGTCTTGCTTTGGACAAAGTGGCTTTGCAGGGAATTAAGCTATCTCGAACAGCGGCAGCATACAAAATGGTTCATGGCCTAGGGCGAACCTTCTCTGAGCGGACCTTCTCCAACCTGAGAAGATTTCCCTTTTCCCTAAACTTGGACGAGAGTACAtcgaacaacaacaaaaag ATCCTCTCCATGCTCGTCAGCTACTATCATGATGACTTCAGGAAGGTGATGGTGGAGCATTTGGGGTCCCTGGAGGTCATAAAAGTGAACGCCGCTGCCTTGGAGAGGGTGCTCCGCGAGTTCTTCGAGCAAAACAAAATACCATGGAAACATCTTGTAAGCATGCTTATGGACTCATGTTCGGTCATGAGGGGCAGCAAGACCGGCCTTGAAAAAAGGATCCTACAGCACTGTCCAACCCTGCTTGATATTGATGGAGACTCGTGTCACCACATTCACAACGCAGCGAAGAAGTTTACAGAGCCCTTTGAATACCATCTTGAGCAGCTGTTCAATGATCTGCAGACAGACCATCGGTGGTGTCCTGATCAGGTAAAAAGAAATGGAAAGATTttagttcattcattcatcagatAA